One genomic segment of Actinoplanes ianthinogenes includes these proteins:
- a CDS encoding ATP-binding protein, producing the protein MTPAQLPDLLLHVAVVRPVFLWGAPGIGKSSLIRDFAASLGLECVTLVGTQLAAEDLIGVPELRDGRSRFAPPEAIARDEPYCLFLDELNASAPDVQKAFYSLILDRRIGAYELPAGSIVVGAGNRSSDNALARPMASALVNRMIHVHLRAAYADWANWAAGAGIHPWVLGYLAERPDQLWAAPPKTEETFSTPRSWHMLSDALHSYGDDVGDETLRLLAGGTLSPAHAAAFSGYVKIVRHRYGLEAIVRGDAGWPSAPADRDLLYFLAEAFRARLIKDLPAAKDRAPASVRQFAHRAKALLVELAELSLECGRLVIAADAGGAPVLPAWFLVEVSRDLPRLIAARAA; encoded by the coding sequence GTGACCCCGGCCCAGCTGCCCGACCTGCTCCTGCACGTCGCGGTGGTCCGGCCGGTGTTCCTGTGGGGTGCCCCCGGCATCGGCAAGAGCTCGCTGATCCGCGACTTCGCCGCCTCGCTCGGCCTGGAGTGCGTCACCCTGGTCGGCACCCAGCTGGCCGCCGAGGACCTGATCGGCGTGCCCGAGCTGCGCGACGGCCGCAGCCGCTTCGCCCCGCCCGAGGCGATCGCCCGCGACGAGCCGTACTGCCTGTTCCTGGACGAGTTGAACGCGTCCGCCCCGGACGTGCAGAAGGCGTTCTACTCGCTGATCCTGGACCGCCGGATCGGCGCGTACGAGCTGCCCGCCGGGTCCATCGTGGTCGGCGCCGGCAACCGGAGCAGCGACAACGCGCTCGCCCGCCCGATGGCGTCGGCCCTGGTCAACCGGATGATCCACGTGCACCTGCGGGCGGCGTACGCGGACTGGGCGAACTGGGCGGCAGGCGCCGGCATCCACCCGTGGGTGCTCGGCTACCTCGCCGAACGCCCGGACCAGCTGTGGGCCGCCCCGCCCAAGACCGAGGAGACGTTCTCCACCCCGCGCAGCTGGCACATGCTCTCCGACGCGCTGCACTCGTACGGCGACGACGTCGGCGACGAGACCCTGCGGCTGCTGGCCGGCGGCACGCTGAGCCCGGCGCACGCCGCCGCGTTCAGCGGCTACGTCAAGATCGTCCGCCACCGGTACGGTCTGGAGGCGATCGTCCGCGGTGACGCCGGCTGGCCCTCCGCCCCGGCCGACCGGGACCTGCTCTACTTCCTGGCCGAGGCGTTCCGGGCCCGGCTGATCAAGGACCTGCCGGCCGCCAAGGACCGGGCGCCGGCGAGCGTGCGGCAGTTCGCGCACCGGGCCAAGGCGCTGCTGGTGGAGCTGGCCGAGCTCTCCCTGGAGTGCGGCCGTCTGGTGATCGCCGCGGACGCCGGCGGCGCGCCGGTGCTGCCCGCCTGGTTCCTGGTCGAGGTGAGCCGCGACCTGCCCCGGCTGATCGCCGCCCGGGCGGCCTGA
- a CDS encoding alpha-hydroxy-acid oxidizing protein: protein MPENGLSRQSTIYRAGTLGRRPVVPTDFAELERRAKRASSAEAWAYVAGGAGEGRTMRRNRAAFDRWAIVPRMAAGAVDRDLSTEVLGTRLPSPLLLAPVGAGALMGRDSDIAIATGAAATGTPYIFSNQGCNPMEECAAAMGETPRWFQLYWSKDERLVDSLIARAEAIGAGALVVTLDTTVLGWRPQDLNLGSLPFAKGLGIAQYTSDPVFQEIAAERARQPRERPKVTLGAIRALLAMSRNHPGSFWDNLRSPIPRASVETFLDIYSNPGLSWEHLATLKRRTSLPVVLKGIVTVADARRAFEIGVDALVVSNHGGRQVDNAVASLDALVEIRAALGPEPALLLDSGIRTGADVFTALALGADAVLLGRPHLYGFALAGAHGVAEVIRNVVAELDLTMALTGARTIADITRDRVRAEPGTAA from the coding sequence ATGCCGGAGAACGGACTGTCCCGCCAGTCGACGATCTACCGGGCCGGCACGCTGGGCCGCCGCCCGGTGGTGCCGACCGACTTCGCCGAGCTGGAACGCCGCGCGAAGCGCGCCAGCAGCGCCGAGGCCTGGGCCTACGTGGCCGGCGGCGCGGGCGAGGGACGGACCATGCGGCGCAACCGGGCGGCCTTCGACCGGTGGGCCATCGTGCCCCGGATGGCGGCCGGCGCGGTCGACCGGGACCTGTCCACCGAGGTGCTCGGCACCCGGCTGCCCAGCCCGCTGCTGCTCGCCCCGGTCGGCGCCGGCGCGCTGATGGGCCGGGACTCGGACATCGCGATCGCCACCGGGGCGGCCGCGACCGGGACGCCGTACATCTTCTCCAACCAGGGCTGCAACCCGATGGAGGAGTGCGCGGCCGCGATGGGCGAGACCCCGCGCTGGTTCCAGCTCTACTGGAGCAAGGACGAGCGGCTGGTCGACAGCCTGATCGCCCGGGCCGAGGCGATCGGGGCGGGCGCGCTGGTGGTGACCCTGGACACCACGGTGCTGGGCTGGCGGCCGCAGGATCTGAACCTGGGCTCGTTGCCGTTCGCCAAGGGCCTGGGGATCGCCCAGTACACCTCGGACCCGGTGTTCCAGGAGATCGCCGCGGAACGCGCCCGCCAGCCGCGGGAGCGGCCGAAGGTGACGCTCGGCGCGATCCGGGCGCTGCTCGCGATGTCCCGCAACCACCCCGGCTCGTTCTGGGACAACCTGCGGTCACCGATCCCGCGCGCCAGCGTCGAGACCTTCCTCGACATCTACTCCAACCCCGGGCTGAGCTGGGAGCACCTGGCGACGCTGAAACGGCGGACCAGTCTTCCGGTCGTACTCAAAGGGATCGTGACTGTGGCGGACGCCCGGCGCGCCTTCGAGATCGGGGTGGACGCGCTGGTGGTGTCGAATCACGGCGGGCGGCAGGTGGACAACGCGGTGGCGTCGCTGGACGCGCTGGTGGAGATCCGGGCGGCGCTCGGGCCGGAGCCGGCCCTGCTGCTGGACAGCGGCATCCGGACCGGGGCGGACGTGTTCACCGCGCTCGCCCTGGGCGCCGACGCGGTGCTGCTGGGCCGGCCGCACCTGTACGGGTTCGCGCTGGCCGGCGCGCACGGCGTGGCCGAGGTGATCCGCAACGTGGTCGCCGAGCTGGACCTGACCATGGCCCTGACCGGAGCCCGCACGATCGCGGACATCACCCGGGACCGGGTCCGCGCTGAACCGGGAACGGCCGCCTGA
- a CDS encoding DNA polymerase IV, which translates to MRGDRRAGDPSILHVDLDAMFAAVEQRDKVSLRGKPVVVGGLAGRGVVATASYEARAFGVHSAMPMSQARRRSPPGTAYLVPRFAAYKRTSEVVMRLLAEVSPLVEQVSIDEAYVDLAVTGHDLSTAGVTELALRIKAEIAAATGGVTGSIGAASSKLLAKIGSDLHKPDGLTVVPAGQELAVLHPLPVKRLGGVGPATEQRLHRSGVRTVGDLARVPLDDLVDWFGTAHGQGLYRLARAQDDRPVVSEREAKSVSAEETFDVDLTDPVRLNRELDLLSARVAGRLRAGGVTGRTVNIKVRHHDFTTVTRAVTRDQPTDDGRLVAQLARRLLAEVDTSGGIRLLGVGVSTLADFAQDDLFSGSFPEFGAAFAGAAEPLGEFPGAGGGSSAEAGFPPPAERSDSAVVDLLPVVAAPESSDTSEMPAKWPAGAGRDEAVVPVWRTGQDVRHEEFGAGWVWGSGLGLVTVRFEGPLTGPGPVRTFAVTDPMLHPADPPDWTTDGAHDP; encoded by the coding sequence GTGAGGGGGGATCGTCGTGCGGGGGATCCGAGCATTCTGCACGTGGACCTGGACGCGATGTTCGCCGCGGTCGAGCAACGCGACAAGGTCTCGCTGCGCGGAAAACCCGTGGTGGTCGGTGGGCTGGCCGGCCGGGGCGTGGTCGCCACCGCCTCCTATGAGGCGCGCGCCTTCGGCGTGCACTCGGCCATGCCGATGTCCCAGGCGCGGCGGCGCTCCCCGCCCGGCACGGCCTATCTCGTCCCGCGCTTCGCGGCGTACAAGCGGACCAGCGAGGTGGTGATGCGCCTGCTCGCCGAGGTGTCCCCGCTGGTCGAGCAGGTCAGCATCGACGAGGCCTACGTCGACCTGGCGGTCACCGGGCACGATCTCAGCACCGCGGGCGTCACCGAGCTGGCCCTGCGGATCAAGGCGGAGATCGCCGCGGCCACCGGCGGGGTCACCGGCTCGATCGGCGCGGCCTCCTCCAAGCTGCTCGCGAAAATCGGCTCGGACCTGCACAAGCCGGACGGTCTCACGGTGGTGCCGGCCGGGCAGGAGCTGGCCGTGCTGCACCCGCTCCCGGTGAAACGGCTGGGCGGCGTCGGCCCGGCCACCGAGCAGCGGCTGCACCGCTCCGGGGTGCGCACCGTCGGCGACCTGGCCCGGGTGCCGCTCGACGACCTGGTCGACTGGTTCGGGACGGCGCACGGGCAGGGGCTGTACAGGCTGGCCCGGGCGCAGGACGACCGGCCGGTGGTGAGCGAGCGGGAGGCCAAGTCGGTGTCGGCCGAGGAGACGTTCGACGTCGACCTGACCGATCCGGTGCGGCTCAACCGGGAGCTGGACCTGCTGTCGGCACGGGTGGCCGGGCGGCTGCGGGCCGGCGGGGTGACCGGGCGGACGGTGAACATCAAGGTGCGTCATCACGACTTCACCACGGTGACCCGGGCGGTGACCCGGGACCAGCCGACCGACGACGGGCGCCTGGTGGCACAGCTGGCCCGGCGGCTGCTCGCCGAGGTGGACACGTCGGGCGGCATCCGGTTGCTCGGGGTGGGCGTGTCGACGCTGGCCGACTTCGCGCAGGACGACCTGTTCTCGGGATCGTTCCCGGAGTTCGGGGCGGCCTTCGCGGGAGCGGCGGAGCCACTGGGCGAGTTTCCGGGTGCGGGCGGTGGATCGTCGGCTGAGGCCGGGTTCCCTCCTCCCGCGGAGCGGTCCGATTCCGCCGTCGTCGATCTGTTGCCGGTCGTCGCCGCGCCGGAATCATCCGACACATCGGAAATGCCCGCGAAATGGCCGGCGGGCGCGGGACGGGACGAGGCGGTGGTTCCGGTGTGGCGGACGGGGCAGGACGTCCGGCATGAGGAGTTCGGGGCGGGGTGGGTGTGGGGGAGCGGGCTCGGGTTGGTGACCGTTCGGTTCGAGGGGCCGCTGACCGGGCCGGGGCCGGTGCGGACGTTCGCGGTCACGGATCCGATGCTGCACCCGGCCGATCCGCCGGATTGGACGACGGACGGGGCACATGATCCTTGA
- the ctaD gene encoding cytochrome c oxidase subunit I — MTTVAPRPVQSRSWPVRRSVRGSWLARTIRTTDAKQIGIMYMVTAFAFFMVGGLMALLMRAELAQPGMQILSPEQYNQLFTMHGTIMLLLFATPILFAFANFVVPLQIGAPDVAFPRLNAFAYWLYLFGGTIAVLGFATPNGAADFGWTAYVPLSGGQNSPGIGGNMWVVGLALSGLGTILGAVNMITTILCLRAPGMTMFRMPIMTWNILLTSLLVALVFPFLAATLFALAADRILGAQVFNVNTGGPLLWQHLFWFFGHPEVYVVALPFFGIITEVIPVFSRKPVFGYKPLVAATLLISGLSMSVWAHHMFATGQVLLPFFSLLSYLIAVPTGMKFFVWIGTMWRGQLSFETPMMFALGFMITFLLGGLTGVLLASPPVDFHVHDSYFVVAHFHYVLFGTIVFAVFSGIYFWFPKMFGRMLDDRLGKVHFWLTFIGFHMTFLVQHWLGAEGMARRYADYLPGDGFTTLNTVSTIGSFILGAATLPFLYNVWKSYRAGEPVTVDDPWGHGNSLEWATSCPPPLRNFDKMPRIRSERPAFDAKFPELAVSARGGTPEEGSLVRGENPLLEENSGENRK; from the coding sequence ATGACGACCGTCGCGCCGCGTCCGGTGCAGTCCCGTTCCTGGCCGGTCCGCCGGTCGGTGCGCGGGTCGTGGCTGGCCCGGACCATCCGCACCACCGATGCCAAGCAGATCGGCATCATGTACATGGTCACCGCCTTCGCCTTCTTCATGGTGGGCGGGCTGATGGCGCTGCTGATGCGCGCGGAGCTGGCCCAGCCGGGGATGCAGATCCTCTCGCCGGAGCAGTACAACCAGCTGTTCACCATGCACGGCACGATCATGCTGTTGCTGTTCGCGACGCCGATCCTGTTCGCCTTCGCGAATTTCGTGGTGCCGCTCCAGATCGGCGCGCCGGACGTCGCCTTCCCGCGGCTGAACGCGTTCGCCTACTGGCTGTACCTGTTCGGCGGGACGATCGCGGTGCTCGGCTTCGCGACGCCGAACGGGGCGGCCGACTTCGGCTGGACCGCCTACGTGCCGCTCAGCGGCGGGCAGAACTCGCCGGGGATCGGCGGCAACATGTGGGTGGTCGGGCTGGCGCTCTCCGGCCTCGGCACCATCCTCGGCGCGGTCAACATGATCACCACGATCCTGTGCCTGCGCGCGCCCGGGATGACCATGTTCCGGATGCCGATCATGACGTGGAACATCCTGCTCACCAGCCTGCTGGTGGCACTGGTCTTCCCGTTCCTGGCGGCGACGCTGTTCGCCCTGGCGGCCGACCGGATCCTGGGCGCGCAGGTCTTCAACGTGAACACCGGCGGCCCGTTGCTCTGGCAGCACCTGTTCTGGTTCTTCGGGCATCCCGAGGTCTACGTGGTGGCGCTGCCGTTCTTCGGGATCATCACCGAGGTGATCCCGGTGTTCAGCCGCAAGCCGGTGTTCGGCTACAAACCTCTGGTCGCGGCCACCCTGCTGATCTCCGGGCTGTCGATGAGCGTGTGGGCGCACCACATGTTCGCCACCGGGCAGGTGCTGCTGCCGTTCTTCAGCCTGCTCAGTTACCTGATCGCGGTGCCCACCGGGATGAAGTTCTTCGTCTGGATCGGCACCATGTGGCGCGGGCAGCTGTCCTTCGAGACGCCGATGATGTTCGCGCTCGGGTTCATGATCACGTTCCTGCTGGGCGGGCTGACCGGGGTGCTGCTGGCGTCCCCGCCGGTCGACTTCCACGTGCACGACTCGTACTTCGTGGTGGCGCACTTCCACTACGTGCTGTTCGGGACGATCGTGTTCGCGGTGTTCTCCGGGATCTACTTCTGGTTCCCGAAGATGTTCGGCCGGATGCTCGACGACCGGCTGGGCAAGGTGCACTTCTGGCTGACGTTCATCGGGTTCCACATGACGTTCCTGGTGCAGCACTGGCTGGGCGCCGAGGGGATGGCCCGGCGGTACGCGGACTACCTGCCCGGCGACGGCTTCACCACGCTGAACACCGTCTCGACGATCGGCTCGTTCATCCTCGGGGCGGCGACGCTGCCGTTCCTCTACAACGTGTGGAAGTCGTACCGGGCGGGGGAGCCGGTGACGGTGGACGACCCGTGGGGACACGGGAACTCGCTGGAGTGGGCCACGTCGTGCCCGCCGCCGCTGCGGAACTTCGACAAGATGCCGCGGATCCGGTCGGAGCGGCCGGCGTTCGACGCGAAGTTCCCCGAGCTGGCGGTGTCGGCCCGGGGCGGGACGCCGGAGGAGGGGTCGCTGGTGCGCGGGGAGAACCCGCTGCTGGAGGAGAATTCAGGCGAAAATAGGAAATAG
- a CDS encoding TetR family transcriptional regulator yields MPPQNLPPRDAIHRAAGEMFVRDGYGATTVRAIAAAAGCDPALVIRHFGSKEGLFLATVSVSGDLTGILAGPLESIGRELVRYVLDGAGSPVAGVYRALLSASDRPEIKERIRASMHDVFVGPLAERIGGNLPELRARLAAAQFAGLINAYWLVGDPVLAHADHDAVIALYGDAIQRLLTSDDPLPAG; encoded by the coding sequence GTGCCACCGCAAAACCTCCCGCCCCGCGACGCGATCCATCGCGCGGCCGGGGAGATGTTCGTCCGGGATGGTTACGGCGCCACCACGGTCCGGGCCATCGCGGCGGCGGCCGGGTGCGACCCGGCACTGGTGATCCGGCATTTCGGGTCCAAGGAGGGGTTGTTCCTCGCCACCGTCTCGGTCTCCGGAGACCTCACCGGGATCCTGGCCGGCCCCCTGGAGTCGATCGGCCGTGAGCTGGTCCGCTACGTCCTGGACGGGGCGGGCAGTCCGGTCGCCGGGGTCTACCGTGCCCTGCTGAGCGCCTCCGACCGCCCGGAGATCAAGGAACGCATCCGGGCCTCCATGCATGACGTTTTCGTCGGCCCGCTGGCCGAGCGGATCGGCGGCAACCTTCCCGAGCTGCGTGCCCGCCTGGCGGCTGCCCAGTTCGCCGGGCTGATCAACGCCTACTGGCTGGTCGGCGATCCGGTGCTGGCCCACGCCGACCACGACGCGGTGATCGCGCTCTACGGCGACGCGATCCAGCGCCTGCTCACCTCCGACGACCCGCTGCCCGCCGGCTGA
- a CDS encoding GtrA family protein: MPQPAGRLARPPAWNATVPRQLFWFMLVGALSTVLQTVVYVSVREVLAATWASWLALLVVTPANTEAHRRITFSVTTSAIGRLHWEAGLTSVVVYLANLAVSPWLASVAGPHPSALTESMILALTGSLVGGARYLVLRTWVFAAHRHTPPAEPEPVRSPAPLVTTSPAAVRTGGPDTTVPRRTTPSRRTVRSRANSAPATAVRATPADTFAAPSMPAFPTTGNLTAALACLGTLAPIPTARLCTGQPNSGVLNQRPPGRLRTWHRNRRQHLTARS, encoded by the coding sequence ATGCCACAACCAGCAGGACGGCTCGCCCGCCCACCCGCGTGGAACGCGACCGTGCCCCGCCAGCTCTTCTGGTTCATGCTGGTCGGCGCGCTGAGCACGGTGCTGCAGACGGTCGTCTACGTCTCCGTCCGTGAGGTGCTGGCCGCCACCTGGGCGAGCTGGCTGGCGCTGCTCGTGGTCACCCCGGCCAACACCGAGGCCCACCGCCGGATCACCTTCAGCGTCACCACCTCCGCGATCGGCCGCCTGCACTGGGAGGCCGGCCTCACCTCGGTGGTCGTCTACCTGGCCAACCTCGCCGTCTCCCCCTGGCTCGCCTCGGTCGCCGGCCCGCACCCGTCCGCGCTGACCGAGTCGATGATCCTGGCCCTGACCGGCAGCCTGGTGGGCGGCGCCCGCTACCTGGTCCTGCGCACATGGGTCTTCGCGGCCCACCGGCACACCCCGCCCGCCGAGCCGGAACCCGTCCGGTCGCCGGCCCCGCTCGTCACCACCTCGCCGGCGGCCGTCCGCACCGGCGGCCCGGACACCACCGTCCCGCGCCGCACCACGCCGAGCCGCCGCACGGTCCGCTCCCGCGCGAACAGCGCTCCCGCCACGGCTGTCCGCGCCACCCCGGCCGACACCTTCGCCGCGCCGTCGATGCCGGCCTTCCCCACGACCGGCAACCTCACCGCGGCGCTGGCCTGCCTCGGGACCCTGGCGCCCATCCCGACGGCTCGCCTCTGCACCGGGCAGCCCAACTCCGGCGTCCTCAACCAGCGTCCGCCCGGCCGCCTCCGCACCTGGCACCGCAACCGCCGCCAGCACCTCACCGCCCGCAGCTAA
- a CDS encoding TetR/AcrR family transcriptional regulator, whose translation MIPTSAVDAVPAARRRGRPPDPHSRTRILFAAESLLDEAGYLGVTIDEVASRAGVSKKTVYRFWPHKPALISDLIVERSRIMPVPDTGDTRGELATLFQMIIEYLTAGHGRTMTLLIAATHDDPGTLTRVREQVLTPRRDIARNVLQRGIARGDLPADIDIDALLDLWHGLVAYRLSGRPAALPGHTVDQLVDLAMSGHVPRLPQT comes from the coding sequence ATGATCCCGACGAGCGCCGTGGATGCCGTCCCGGCCGCCCGCCGGCGGGGCCGTCCGCCGGATCCGCACTCCCGCACCAGAATCCTCTTCGCGGCCGAGTCCCTCCTCGACGAGGCCGGCTACCTGGGCGTCACGATCGACGAGGTGGCCAGCCGGGCCGGTGTCTCGAAGAAGACGGTGTACCGCTTCTGGCCGCACAAGCCGGCCCTGATCAGCGACCTGATCGTGGAACGCTCCCGGATCATGCCGGTCCCCGACACCGGCGACACCCGCGGCGAGCTGGCCACGCTCTTCCAGATGATCATCGAGTACCTGACCGCCGGGCACGGGCGCACCATGACCCTGCTGATCGCCGCCACCCACGACGACCCGGGCACCCTGACCAGGGTGCGGGAGCAGGTGCTCACCCCACGCCGGGACATCGCCCGCAACGTGCTGCAACGCGGCATCGCCCGCGGCGACCTCCCGGCCGACATCGACATCGACGCGCTGCTCGACCTCTGGCACGGGCTGGTGGCGTACCGGCTCAGCGGCCGCCCCGCCGCCCTCCCGGGCCACACCGTCGACCAGCTGGTCGACCTGGCCATGAGCGGCCACGTCCCACGCCTTCCGCAGACCTGA
- a CDS encoding NAD-dependent epimerase/dehydratase family protein: MTPAPPRPGSLRGLRIAVTGASGFCGSAVARAAAAAGAHVICLGRRPGPLGEHRPWDATRSIPDLTGADLILHLAAAVGDPRPGRAAATVFHRVNVDGTARLLEAAGSRPLVWVSSASVYAPGPAPIREDHPLGGLTAYGKTKAAGESLALAAGAVILRPRAVYGPGDPHLLPRLRRAVRGGRVLMPGPDIRLSLTAVENLADACLRAPAWPPGAYNIADATPYSRDAAISAACGVPVRHVPITLTRAAAALATAVSRLTRREPALSRYALEQLTAPVVLDISRARAQGWEPTRSFGDYLASRSSSDTEPQKPRL; this comes from the coding sequence ATGACCCCCGCACCGCCGCGTCCCGGATCGCTTCGTGGCCTGCGGATCGCGGTGACCGGGGCGAGCGGCTTCTGCGGCTCCGCCGTGGCCCGGGCTGCCGCCGCGGCCGGCGCCCACGTCATCTGCCTCGGCCGCCGTCCGGGCCCGCTCGGCGAACACCGTCCCTGGGACGCCACCCGGAGCATCCCCGACCTGACCGGCGCCGACCTGATCCTGCACCTGGCCGCCGCCGTCGGCGACCCGCGACCGGGCCGCGCCGCCGCCACCGTCTTCCACCGGGTCAATGTGGACGGCACCGCCCGCCTCCTGGAAGCCGCCGGCAGCCGTCCGCTGGTCTGGGTCAGCAGCGCGAGCGTCTACGCACCCGGTCCCGCCCCGATCCGCGAGGATCACCCACTGGGCGGGCTCACCGCGTACGGAAAGACCAAAGCCGCGGGGGAAAGCCTCGCCCTGGCCGCCGGAGCCGTGATCCTGCGACCGCGCGCCGTCTACGGTCCCGGTGATCCGCACCTGCTGCCGCGCCTGCGCCGTGCCGTGCGCGGCGGCCGGGTCCTGATGCCCGGGCCGGACATCCGGCTCAGCCTCACCGCCGTCGAGAACCTCGCCGACGCCTGCCTGCGGGCCCCGGCCTGGCCACCGGGCGCCTACAACATCGCCGACGCCACGCCGTACAGCCGGGACGCGGCCATCTCCGCGGCCTGCGGCGTGCCGGTCCGGCACGTGCCGATCACGCTGACCCGCGCGGCCGCCGCCCTGGCCACGGCCGTCTCGCGACTCACGCGCCGCGAGCCGGCCCTTTCCCGGTACGCCCTGGAGCAACTCACCGCCCCGGTCGTCCTGGACATCTCCCGTGCGAGGGCGCAGGGCTGGGAGCCCACCCGCTCGTTCGGTGACTACCTGGCCTCTCGGTCCTCATCGGACACCGAACCTCAAAAGCCGCGCTTATAA
- a CDS encoding cytochrome P450 produces MIDRRGHEHGSPDGMRRARRRDRRVYLFSHPVLFALLAATRRAPARKLGGTVLAHSREAVRDGLTRIPLDRTAAGTTGGAAGDLTGGELLFNQSGDDHRGSRRGLADALSADGVQRLRPIWTEVLDRRLAPLAAGVPIDLVDVTAEMAGATAAALLGTGADPRALAAAARAAAAAAAREHLPGPPRPGARRAARAATAHLTALLTAPQRAAHPADGAALAAMLAVAAINTTVAALPRAAAWCADAGLWSYAETAPDALTSELLRVTAPTPLLPRVAAAPGTLATCPVRAGDRLILVARHAVDAHRTDPCPADPAPPQTAQLVFGVGPHACPGARLARLQLTDALQALARHRPRVVTARVDRRSALPGWSRLILAPTR; encoded by the coding sequence ATGATCGACCGGCGGGGACACGAGCACGGTTCGCCGGACGGCATGCGGCGTGCCCGGCGGCGGGACCGGCGCGTCTACCTGTTCAGCCATCCGGTGCTGTTCGCGCTGCTCGCGGCGACCCGGCGAGCGCCCGCCCGCAAGCTGGGCGGCACCGTCCTGGCGCACTCCCGGGAAGCCGTCCGGGACGGCCTCACCCGGATCCCGCTGGACCGCACGGCGGCCGGGACCACCGGCGGCGCGGCCGGCGACCTGACCGGCGGGGAACTCCTCTTCAACCAGTCCGGCGACGATCACCGCGGCTCGCGGCGCGGCCTCGCCGACGCGCTCAGCGCCGACGGCGTGCAGCGGCTCCGTCCGATCTGGACCGAGGTCCTCGACCGCCGCCTCGCCCCGCTGGCCGCCGGCGTCCCGATCGACCTGGTGGACGTGACCGCCGAGATGGCCGGCGCCACCGCCGCCGCGCTGCTCGGCACCGGCGCCGACCCGCGCGCCCTGGCCGCGGCGGCCCGGGCCGCCGCGGCCGCCGCCGCGCGCGAACACCTACCCGGGCCACCCCGCCCCGGCGCCCGCCGCGCCGCCCGGGCCGCGACCGCCCACCTGACCGCCCTGCTCACCGCACCGCAGCGCGCGGCACACCCGGCCGACGGCGCCGCGCTGGCTGCCATGCTGGCCGTGGCCGCGATCAACACCACTGTCGCCGCCCTGCCCCGGGCTGCCGCGTGGTGTGCCGACGCCGGCCTGTGGTCCTACGCCGAGACCGCCCCGGACGCCCTCACCTCCGAACTCCTCCGGGTCACCGCTCCCACCCCGCTGCTCCCCCGGGTCGCCGCCGCCCCCGGCACGCTGGCCACCTGCCCCGTCCGAGCCGGTGATCGCCTGATCCTGGTGGCCCGCCACGCCGTCGACGCCCACCGCACCGACCCGTGCCCCGCCGACCCGGCCCCGCCCCAGACCGCCCAGCTGGTCTTCGGTGTCGGCCCGCACGCCTGCCCCGGCGCCCGGCTGGCCCGCCTCCAGCTCACCGACGCCCTCCAGGCCCTGGCCCGGCACCGCCCCCGCGTGGTGACCGCCCGGGTCGACCGCCGCAGCGCGCTCCCCGGCTGGTCCCGCCTGATCCTGGCGCCCACCCGATGA
- a CDS encoding glycosyltransferase has product MKPLAVIVPAFNEAASIGGTLDALAAQTDTDFTLVVVDNASTDDTAGVVRGYAAPFPVEVITEPERGAGTAADTGFRHAIEQGAVLLARTDADCRPAPDWVATARRYLTSGTELACGRSVPRRDEQPTFAERHVFPAVVRLAALYGRYRSAHRAAGFRTPYVLVHGHNLALTADLYRSCGGTAREPLEAGSEDVTLLNRARRHTDRIVRAEDLVVESSLRRLRAWGARRTLLWYWDRRWLPPTSSQVHVR; this is encoded by the coding sequence ATGAAGCCGCTTGCCGTGATCGTTCCGGCGTTCAACGAGGCCGCGTCGATCGGCGGCACCCTGGACGCGCTCGCCGCGCAGACCGACACCGACTTCACGCTGGTCGTGGTCGACAACGCGTCCACTGACGACACCGCGGGCGTGGTCCGGGGGTACGCCGCGCCGTTCCCGGTCGAGGTGATCACCGAGCCGGAGCGCGGGGCCGGGACCGCGGCCGACACCGGGTTCCGTCACGCCATCGAGCAGGGCGCCGTCCTGCTCGCCCGGACCGACGCCGACTGCCGTCCGGCCCCGGACTGGGTGGCGACCGCCCGCCGTTACCTGACCAGCGGCACCGAGCTGGCCTGCGGACGCAGTGTCCCGCGCCGCGACGAGCAGCCGACGTTCGCCGAACGCCACGTGTTCCCGGCCGTGGTCCGCCTCGCCGCCCTCTACGGCCGATATCGCAGCGCCCACCGCGCGGCCGGGTTCCGCACGCCGTACGTTCTGGTCCACGGGCACAACCTGGCCCTGACCGCGGACCTGTACCGCAGCTGCGGCGGCACCGCCCGGGAGCCCCTGGAAGCCGGTTCGGAGGACGTCACCCTGCTGAACCGGGCCCGCCGCCACACCGACCGCATCGTCCGCGCCGAGGACCTGGTGGTCGAGTCCAGCCTGCGCCGGCTGCGGGCCTGGGGCGCGCGGCGAACCCTGCTCTGGTACTGGGACCGCCGCTGGCTTCCCCCGACGTCATCGCAGGTCCACGTCCGATGA